Part of the Candidatus Limnocylindrales bacterium genome, CATCCTGCTCGAGCCGCCCGAAACGTTCACGGCCGGCGTGATCAATCTGTACACGACGGAATTCTATCGCGATGCGCTGGCGCACCTCGCGCCGGACGGGATCATCATGCAGTGGATTCCGACGGCCAATGCGCCACTCGACGACGAACGCCGCCTGTTCCGCGCATTTTCCGACGAAATCCCCCACGTTTCGATGTGGTGGCTGCTGCGAAGCGGCTGCGCGCTCCTCATAGGCGGACGCGAACCCCTGCGCATCGATTATCAGCGGCTGAAGCAGCGATTTGCCGAGCCGCGCGTCGCGCAGGACATGGCGCTCAGCCAGGTCCGCGACGTCGATCACCTGCTGTCGTTCTTCCGCTTCGACGAGGCCGCGTTCGCCGACTTCGTGCGCGGCGCCGCGCCGACCACCGACGATCGCACGGTGCTCGACTTCAGCATGCCGCGATACGGAGGCTCCGGTTTCGGTCTCGGGCAATTCAACATCAAGGTCCTCGACAACGGTCGCAACCCGTTCGGCTTCGTCATGCAGCGCGAACAGGAATACAGGGCCCTCGCGCGGCCGGTGACCCCGTACCTGACCAACCTCGGCGGCGAGAGCCCGGAGGCGATCGCGGCGCGGATCGCGGAGCGTGCGAAAATTCCGATCGAACCGCGCCGGTTCAGCGAGAGCGACTGGAAGAAGATCAGAACCGGCGAGCTGGTGCTGCCGAACCCCTCGGCACCAACGAGTTAGGAAAGGTTGCGATCTCGCGCGGCGCTGCACCGGACATGACGAACCGAAACGTGAATTCCTCCCGGATCGGTCGGCTTTCGGGCGCGCTCGTGCTCGCCAGTGCAAGCGTCGTCGGATCGGTCGCAATCCTGCTTCTGCTGGAATTCGTCGCGGGGCTTCTGCTGCCGCCTGCGCAAAAATCGTCCGGCGATTCGTCGGGCGATACGATCTCGCAAACCCTGGCCACGCTCGATTTCAATCCTGCCCCGCTCCGTGCCGACCCCGAGCTTCTCTGGAGCAACACGCCGAGCACCCACACCGTCCGGCCGGTCAATCCGCGTCCATTCGGTCAGGCACCGACCTGGACCATCGACAACAATTCGAGGGGATTTCGCGGGCCCGAGATCGCCGCCAAGGCAAAGGGCACCTACAGGATTCTCTGCGAAGGAGACTCGATCACATTCGGGTTCAACGTCGACCAGCCCGACACCTACCCCAACCAGCTGCTTGCCGAGCTGAAGCGTCGATATCCTGGCCGCAATTTCGAAGTCATCAACACCGGCGTTCCCGGATGGAGCTGGGTGCAGGGCCGGCGTTTCCTCGAGCTGCGCGGGCTTCCTCTCGATCCCGACCTCGTGATCATGGGGCACGGATCCAACGACCAGTTCTTCCCGGCGATGATCACCGACGAAGAGCGTTTTCGGAGCCTCGGCAGTCCTGTATGGCGCACGCTTCGCAGCGCCGCCGAGACGCTTGCCGACACGAACCTCTTCCGACTGCTTGGGACCGCTCCGGGGGCACCACCGAAAACCTACAGTCCGGGCTGCCAGCCCGAACTGGAGCTCTACCACTACTGCCATCGTGTTTCGGTCAGGCAGATCGAAGATACAGTCGTCGCAATCCATGCCCTGGTTCACGAACACGGAAGTGATCTGCTGCTTCTCAATACCGATTTCATGAAAACTCCCGCCGTTGACGGATCGCGAAAGGCGGCGGAGGCAGCGGCGATCCCGTTCCTGGACCTCGTCGCCGAAATCGATCGCCAGACCCGAGCCGCGGACGACGCGCGGGCCAACGAGCTCGGGCTTTCCGCTACCGTCGCTGCGCCATTGCCAGGCACGCGTTTACCGACGGAGTCGAAACGGATGACGCTGCGCCTCAAGGTTCAGGATAGAACGCAGCCATATCGCGTCGAAGGAAACATCGTCGTGTTTGCGAACTTTCCCGTCCGTGCGCCTCTTCACGACGACGGCGCAGACGGTGACGAGAAGGCCGGTGATGGTGTATTCTCCGGAAGCGTGGAAATTCCGTATTCGACGCCAGCGATCGAGTACAGCTACTATCAGAACGATGCTGCGGAATTCCTGCCGCTCCCTCCGCTTCCGTCCACGATGGGTGTCCGACTTCTCCCGACACCACAAAGCGGCTACGGTCCGGTAGACGTATTCGGGACCTCGCAGTTCATGGCGGAACGCACGCATCCCAACGCGGCTGGTCATGCGATCGTCGCGCGGATGATCGTGGATCGCCTTCGTGAAATGCCGTCGTTTCGAGCGTACGTCGATATGGAACGATGACTCGAACAAATGCTCCCTCCCGGATCGGAAGGCTCTCCGGCGCGATCCTGCTCGCAGCCGCAAGTGTCATCGGGTCGGTCGTCATCCTGCTGCTCGTCGAGCTCGTTGCCGGGCTTTTGCTGCCGCCGCTCAAAAAATCTTCCGGCGACGAGACGAAAGACACGATCTCCCACACGCTGGCCACGCTCGACCTCAATCCCGCGCCTCTCAGCGCCGACTCCGAGCTTCTCTGGAGCAACACGCCCTCTGTCCACAAAGTCCAGCCGGTCAATCCTCGTCCGTTCGGCCAGACGCCAACGTGGTCCATCGACAACAACTCGAGGGGATTTCGCGGACCGGAGCTCGAGAAGGCAACGAAGACCACCTACAGGATTCTCTGCGTCGGAGATTCGATCACGTTCGGCTTCAACGTCGATCAGCCCGACACGTATCCGAACCAGTTGCTCGAGGAGTTGCACCGCCGCTATCCGGGCCGCGATTTCCAGGTCATCAACACCGGCGTTCCCGGATGGAGCTGGGTGCAGGGCCGGCGTTTCCTGCAAGTGCGCGGGCTTCCCCTCAATCCCGACCTAGTGATCATGGGCCATGGGACCAACGATCAGTTCTTCCCGGCAATGGTCACCGACGAGGAACGCTTTCGAAAGCTCGGCGGTCCGGTGACGCGCACGCTGCGCAGCGCTGCCCAGAAGCTCGTCGATACGAACCTGTACCGGTTGCTCGGGCCCGCTCCGGCGCCGCCGCCACAGACCTACAGCCCGGGCTGCCAGCCCGAGCTGGAGCTCTACCATTATTGCCGTCGTGTCCCCATTACGCAGATCGAAGATACAGTCATTGCGGTCAATACCCTGGTCCACGAACAAGGAGCCGATCTTCTCGTTCTCAACACCGACTTCATGAAGACGGACGCCGTCACCGGATCGCGAAAGGCTGCGGAGAAGATGGCAATTCCTTTCCTGGATCTCGTAGCCGAGATGGAGACGCAGAAGCGCGCCGCGGATGACGCTCGCGCCCGGGACCTGGGACTTTCCGCGACGGTCGCTTCGCCACCGCGCGGCTCGACCCTGCGCACGGAGCCGCTGCGGATGACGCTGCGCCTCAAGGTTCCGGACCCGACGCAGACGTATCGCGTCGAAGGAAACGTTTTTTTGCTCGCAAACTTTCCCTTCCGTGCGCTTCTTCACGATGACGGCGCAGACGGCGACGAGAAGGCCGGCGACAGTGTATTGTCTGCGACCATCGGCGTTCCGTCGACGGGAGCGATCGACTATCGCTACTACCAGAACGATGCCGCCGAATTCCTGCCGCTTCCTCCGCAGCCGTCCACGCTCGGTGTCCGATTCCTCACGACGCCGCAGAGCGGCTACGGCCCGGTCGACGAATTCGGGACCTCGATGTTCATGGCGGAACGCGCGCATCCCAACGCGAACGGTCATCGCGTAATCGCACAGCTGATCGCGGACCGCCTTCGCGAGATGCCGTCGTTTCGAGCGTATATCGATCATTCCACGACGAGCGGGAGCTGATACGCCGCCGCGATCCGCAACGCGTCTCCCTGTAATCGACTACAACGATGGCTGAAGCAGACATTCTCAAAGGATTGGTGACGCCCTCCAACGAACGGCTCCAGGCGGTGCTGCTCGATCATCTTCCCGTGCGCGGCAGCGGGATGGTTCTCGGCCTGGTTCAGGTCGCGGAGACTGCCGTGTTCGTGTTCGTCCTCGCATGGATCTGCTCGCGGCTGATGGGGACCCGGGAAAGCGGCGACGACGGCGCAACACCGGCTCTTTCGATCCCTGCGACGATGGTAGCGACGGCTGTCGCCGCCGTCGTGTTCATGACGAGCGCGTGTTCCCCGAGTGCAGGCCTGTTCGCGCTGTTTTCGCGATGGGACCACCTGCTTTTCTGTGCGGCCACCGGGCTGGCGCTGTCCGGCGCTCGGCGCGGAATCCGCACCACGGCGCTTACCGCCATCAGTCTGTTCTTCCTCGTGGTGCACGACGCGCTCTGGTCGGTGCTGCTGATTGCAGCCGGCGGGCTCGCCGGCTTCGCGGCGCTGCGCCTGATGCGAAACGCTTCGGCAGCAGCCGTGGCGGCGGTGCAGGGCATCGTGCTCGTCGCGATGACATGCGCATGGTGGTTCGAGAGGTCCGTGAACGGACTGATCGCATTGCAGCTGCAGGGCGCGTTCGCGTATTTCCTGCTGCGTCACATCAGCTTCGTCGTGGAGATGCGACGCGGCTCGCCGGCAGGCATCGGCGACTACCTCTGCTACATGTTCCTCTACACGTCGTTCTACGCATCGGAGACGTTCGACGAGTTCTCGGCACGCAATCTCGACCGGGCCGGCACGTACGACTACCGCGCAGCGGCAACAGGGATCGTGCTCGGCCAGCTCGCCATGTGGGGATCGTTCCAGATCGACATCACTTTCGAGCAGGTGCTCGCCGCGCACGGCACGCTCGTGACGTGGTACGACTCGATCCTGCTTTTCGTGCGCGGATCGTTGTTCCTGATCGGAATCTGGTCGACGATCGAAAGCGCCGCGCTGCTGTACGGCGTCGTGCTCCGGCCGAACTTCACCGGGATCCTCACGAGCGAGAACCCGGCGCAGTTCTGGCGCGCGTGGCGCGGAACGATGACCAACTGGCTGATCCGTTACGTGTACATTCCGCTCGGCGGCAACCGGCGGCACCAGTCGCTGAACATCCTTGCCGCGTTCGCGTTCAGCACGGCCTGGCACTGCATGGGCGTCACGGTCTTTGCCCGCTACGTCGCTCCGATCGATTTCGCGCCGGTGCTCACGTGGGGCGCCATCAACGCACTGGCCGTGATCGGCTATACGCATTACCGGCGTTATTCGCCCGCCATCCTTCCGGCGGCTACGCCGCCTGCGCTGCGCCGGCTCTCGAAGATCGGGCTCATGGCCGGCTTTGCATCGCTGACCGTCACGCTGCTCGGTTTCCGCCCGGTGAACTCCGAGCTCTTCGTTCCGTTCGTGCTGCGACTGCTCGGACAGCACTGAGCAGCGCGCCGCCAACCCGCCCCGGGTTCCAGACTGTCACGCGGGGTCAGCGCGCGTATCCGAGGCTCTTCAGCCGCTCCTCGGTCTTCTCTTCCAGACCGGTGCCGGACTTGTCCGCGGTCCGGGCCTCCTCGTCCATGTACGGATCGATGGCGTCGAGATAGTCGTCCTGCGTGAACCAGCCGCACTGTTTGCAGACGGGCGTCGGCTCGAGCGGCTCGAGCGGCACGTCGAACAGTGGAAGCGTATTCCAGATGGCTTCGGCGCCTGCGGTAAAGCCGGCGGCGTATGCGGGCGCAAGGTTGTGCTTCTCGCGCGGATCGCCGGGCAGGCGGTAGTACTGGGTGACCACCGGCGTCGGACGCACGCCCGAAGGCACGATCACCTTGAAATCGCGCGTGCGGGCCGACCACGAGCCGCCAGCCGTTTCCGACGGATCCTTGTAGCTGATGGTCGGGCGCTCGATCGCCGGCGGCAGGCGGAAGGCAGCCTCGTCGCGCCACGATCCGGCGATGTTTTTCCAGAGGTCGCGGCCCAGCATGTCCGCGGGAACCGCAACGCCGGCGGCCCCGAGCAGCGTCGGCGCGATGTCGATGAGGCCGATTGCGCTTTGCATCTCCCGGCCCGGACGAACATTGCCCGGCGACCAGAAGATCATCGGGATGTGCGTGATCTCGTCGTGAAGCGTGATCAGCGGTCCCGATGCGCCGTGGCGGAAGTTGCGGTGCTCGGCGAACGCTTCTCCGTGGTCGGAGACGACGACGAGCAGCACCGGCCGGTGCTCGCTCTGCTCCTTCAGCCATTGGACAAACGGAAGCAGGGCCTTGTCCGTCGAGCGCACCAGCCCGGCGTAGAAATCGCGGTCCTCGGTGATGTTCTTTTCCGGCGGCACCGCCTCGACGGTAATGAAGCCGGCGCCGATCGAGTGCTTCTCGGCTGGCGGCACATCGTGGACGGCGTACGTGTGCAGCAGCACGAACGTGGCAGCGTCCTGGCGCGCGGTGATCCACGCCTTCGCATCTTCGAGCGACTCGGGAAACGTCTCGAGATCGGATTTCTTCAGGTCGTTACTGTTGTAGGTCTTGAAGAAATCGAACCCGTAGCTCATGCGGAATGCCGCGCTGACGAAGCCTCCTCCGGTAAATGCCCCCGTGACGAAGCCGGCGTCCGAAAGGCGGCGCGCAATGCCTTTGACCGGACCGGGCGACGACGGCGGAAAGCCGAAGAAACGCGAGTGCAGAAGGACGAAATGCGACGGCAGCGTCCACGTGAACTCGGAAGCCGCTTCGGTCGCGCGCAGGCCTTCTTTTCCGAGCGCGTCGAGCACCGGCGTCATTCCAGGCGGTGCACCGAATCCTTCGACGTGGTCCGCACGCAGCGTGTCGAGGCTGAGCAGAACGACGAGCGGCTGACCCGCGGTCTTCTGCGCAGGCGGACCTGGAACCACGTACGGCTGCGCCCATCCGGCTTCCGACGGCTGGTCGCATTCGAGCTCGAGCGTGGCGTTCGCATAGGCGCGCGGCAGCTCGAGCCTGAGCTCGCTCCATTCGTCCCTGGCGCCGAGCGTCGTCTCGGCTTGGAGCGGGCTTTCGCCGCCCGCAGGAACGAACCGGGCACGGCACGTCCGGTCTTTTCCGGCGTCGCTCGTGGAGATGGCGGAAACCCACAACGTTCCGGCCGGAACCGACGGCACGGCGAGACTGGTGACTGCGGCGGTCGGAATCGACAGAAGCGGCCGGCGGATGCCTTTGACGAAGCGGTCGTAAAGCGGCCGGGATCCGAACCGCACCGCTGATTCGTGGCAGCGAAATTCGGCGTCGTGGGAGCAGCCGGCCAGACAGGCGCCGGCGACGATGACGATCGATGCAATTCTGAGGCTACGGCCTGTCACGAGCCCACGATACGACCATTGTGCAGCGTGTACCGTCCGGACCGCTGCGTGCGTGCGACACGGCCTGCGATCAATCCGGTCTGCGCACCGCGAGAGTACGACGCCCGGTGCCGGGGAGCAATGATCAGAACAGCGCGCGATCGACCGATTTTGCGAATCGACGCCCGAGCTCCTGGGATGGCTCCTCGACGAGGCGTTGCATCACGGTCGCCACCGCCATCGACGTCAGGATGCAGGCCGCGGCGCCGGCGATGTTCATCGGCACCGTGTTCGTCGTCAGCCGTGAACCGATGACGATCACGACAGGAATGTGCACGAGATAGAAACTGTAGGAAATCCGGCCGAGGTAAAGAAAGAACCTGTGGGACAGAAAGCGCTCGATGGACGACGCGTAGAGAACCCCGGCGACGACCAGCGCCGCGCCGGTCGCTTCGATCAGCAGCACCCGGCGCAGAAAGTCTCCCGGCTCCGACATGTGCAGCGCATTGGGCAGGTGGAGCAGGACCAGTCCGACGAAAAACCCGGCAATCGCGAGCCTCGCGACGGCTTTGGTGCGTGCGATCGCGAGCCGGGCGGGATCGGACAGCATCATGCCGAACGCAAAATCGACGGCGAAATACGCCCAGTGGCTGGGAAGCGGAAGCCGGAGCACCAGCAGCATGACGATCGCGAACGCGATCATGTGAAAACGCATGGCGGCGACCATGACCGGCAGCAGCGCCGAGAAGATCGACTCCACGCGAAGCGTCCAGCCGACCGGCAGCAGCCACGCCGCTGCGCCCGGAGGCTGCAGCACGAGTGGGATGAGCTGCTGCGGCGAGAGCCGCACGTGCCCCCAGTCCTCGATGAACTTGGTCGGAACCGGACCATCGGGATAAAGATGGGTCGCGCACCACGCGAACAGCACGGCCGCGACGTACGGCGGGTGCAAACGGAACACGCGACGCACGAAGTACCCGGGCAGCCCACGCACGCCGGTTTCGTGGTTGCGCACCAGAGATGCGCTCAGCACGAGCCCGCTCAGCACGAAGAAGACGTGGACTGCCGCATCTCCGTTGACGACGAGGCCGAATGGCCCGCCTGCAAAGCGAGCCTTGGCAAAGATATCGATCGGCAGGCCGCCGAGGGTGTGGCCGAGAACAACGATGAGCGCAGCAACTCCGCGCAGCCCGTCGAGCGCGAGATTTCTCCCTCGCAGCGCGGAGGGCGTTTCCTCCCCGGTCACGACACGGCCCCACGCATTCGGTCAATTGTAACGCCTAAGTCATCACTGTACGATCGCCGGCCGCCATGCGCCGCAGTACGTTCTTCGCGCTCGGCACCGTCATGGTGCTCGTGGCGGCGGCAATCCGGCTGAACAACGCGTTCGTCTACCCTTTCCTGCGTGGCTACGACGGCTTCGCACACTTCGGGTACATCTGGTTTCTCGCCGAGGCCGGCCGCATCCCGCTTCCGAGCGCCGGCTGGGAATTCTTCCAGCCGCCGGGCTACTACGCGTCGATGGCCGCGCTCTGGAACCTGCTTTCCGGCACCGACGCCGTGCTGCGTTTGCGCATCGGCACGGCAATCATCGCAATCCTCGGTCTTACCCAGGCCTTCGTGGCGTATGCGATCGTGCGCCGGGCATTCCCCGAAAAGCGACTCGTCCAGCTGCTCGCTGCCGGGCTGATGCTCTTTCTGCCCGTTCACCTCTACAGCGCAGGATTCATCGGCAACGAGAATCTTACGGCCGTGCTTTCCAGCCTGAGCCTGCTCGCGCTGTGGTGGACGCTCGGCGGCGAGAGCTTTTACCGCGCCGCCGTTCTCGGGCTCATCCTCGGCGTGACGATGCTCGCCAAGTTCACCGGCTTCGTGGTGGTGGCAACGGCGTTCGCCACGATCGGCCTGAAGGCGCTCCTGCAGAGGCGGATCGTGACGGGCGCGATGCTGCTGTCGGTCACGGCCGCCGTCATGCTCGTGATCTGCGGATGGTTCTACGGGCGCAATTTCGTTCTGTACGGTCACCCGTTCCAGATGAGCCGCGACCAGCTGTTTCTCTCGCAGATCGAGAGCTCGCAGATCCAGGGCAAGCGGCATCTGCTCGAATACGTGCTTTTCGACCCTGTCATCCTCTATCGCCCGCAGTGGCCGCGCGGCCTGTCGCTGAGCGATCCGATCCCGTGGGACTACTCCTACAGCGCGCTGCGCGAATCGATCCCGACCGGTCTGTATGCGAACACCTGGTTCGACGGCTACGGCGGATTCGTCCTGCCGAGGGTCACGACCAGCGAAGCTTCCCGTCGCGCCGGCCAGGCGCTGCTCACGCTCGGGATGATTCCGACGATCCTGATGCTGGTCGGAATCTGGGCGGGAATCACGAAGCTCCGCCGCAGCGGGTGGGACGACACCATCGTGATGATGCTGATCGCAACCGTCGCGATGGCAGTCGTCGTCATCCAGTACACGCTGTCGGTCACGACGCAGTCGGCGGTCAAATCGACGTATCTCATGCCGGTCGCGGTCGCAGCAGCATTCTGGTTTGCGCTCGGGTTCGAGCGCGCCACGGCCACGCGGCCGCGCCTCATTGCTCCGCTGACCGCGGCGTGTGCGCTGCTCGCCGTCGTCAGCTCCGTCGTGTTCAGCCACCAGGTGTTCATCAAGGACCCGGTCTCGTCGACCGACCTCGGCGGAGCGGCGTTCCAGAACCTTTACGGCGTGATCCATTTCGCCGGCGGTGATCGCGAAGCGGCGCGCGAGCTTTTCGAAGCGGCGAGCAGAAAGAATCTCCCGCTGGCTATCGAGAATCTTGCCTATCTCGCCGAGGAAGAGGGCCACGAACAGGAGGCACTGTACCGCATCCGCTGGGCCGGCTATCTCCAGAAGGACCGGCTTGGCCTCGCCACCGTCGCCGAGCAGCAGCGCTACATCGAGGCGACGCTCGCCGACTACGCGAACATCCGCGCGATCCTGCTGTTCCGGCTCGGGGAAACGGCCGCGGCGCTCGACGCGGTCGAAGAATCGCTCTTCTATGCGCCTGCGACCGTCGAGAACGTCTATGATCTCGGCATCCTCAAACTGGCAAGCGCAACCAGGCTGCGCCTTGGCCCCGCTCGCTATGCGCTGCTCGAGCAGGCCCGGCACGCATTCGAACGGGCACTCGGGATGGACCCCGCGTTCGGCGAAGCCATCGTCATGAGCGGCGTCGAGAGGATCCTTGCCGGCGACTGTGCAACCGGCGAGCCGATGCTGCGAAATGCGCTGCTGCATCGTCCGCCCGGTTATCGCGTGTACCCGGTGGAAACCGGCCCCGGCGACCAGAACGCGGCCGGCATTCGCCGGCGCCGACACATCGAGATTCTTCCGCCGTCGATCGACCCCATGACGACCCTGAACCTTTGCGCAGCGGCCGGCGGTGTCTGAACCGGCCACAGCGCGATTCAGGATCATTGCGGTCGCGATCTTCGCCCTGGCGATCCTCGTACGGCTGCACAACGTCTATGTGTTTCCGATGATGCGCTCGCCGGATGCGTTCGGTCACTTCACGTACATCTGGTACCTCGCCGCCACCGGCCACATCCCGCTCGCGACCGAGGGCTGGTCGTTCTTCCATCCTCCGCTCTACTACGCGTTCATGACGGTCTTCTGGAAGGTCTTCGCGGCGCTCGATCCGGTCTCGCGCCTGACGATCGGTACCGCGGCGATCGCAATGATGGGACTCGTTCATGCGGTCGTGGTCTTTCTGTTCACGCGCCGGCGCTTCCCGCACGATCGCGTGGTGCAGCTGTGTGCGACCGCATTCGTGCTGTTCCTTCCCGTCCAGCTCTATTCCGCCGGATACATCGGCAACGAAGCGCTCAACGCCGTCCTTTGCAGTCTTTCGCTGCTGGCGCTGGTCCGCCTGCTCGAACGCCCGGTCTGGCAGCGCGCGGCTGTGCTCGGACTGTCGCTCGGCCTCGGGATGCTGACCAAGTTCACTTCGCTGTCGGTCGTCGCCGGCACGCTTGCGGTGATCGCGCTGCACGCGCTGTACACGCGCGAATGGCTTCGCGGGGCAAAGCTTCTCACGGTCGCCGGCGCGATGCTGGTCATGGTCTGCGGCTGGTTCTATGCCCGCAACGTCGTGCTGTACGGCAATCCGTTCCAGATGAGCCGCGACACGCTGGCCGTGCGCCGTGTCGAGAACCTGCAGACGCAAGGGGTGCGCGGCCTCTACGAGTACATCCTGTTCGATCCGATGATCGTGCTGTCGCCGCAGTGGCCGCGCGGCATACCGCTGCAGCTCGTCGGCAACTCCGCTCCTCCTTCGGCGCACGACGCCCTTCGCGAATCGGTGTGGACGGGAATGTTCGCGAACACGTTCTTCGACGCCGTCGGCGGGCAGGTGCTGCCCACCATCACGCAGGACCTCGGAGTGCTCCGAGCCGGCAGGATCCTGCTCGCGCTCGGCCTGATCCCGACGTTCCTCATCCTGATCGGCATCACGCTGACGATCGCGCGCATGCTTCGCCGCCAGTGGTCCGATGTCGACGTTGCCGTGTTGTTTCCTTTCCTCGCCGCGATGGCGCTGTTCGCGTACGGCGCAAAATCGGTCCCGATGCACGCCGCCATCAAGGCAACGTACCTGTCGGCCGCAACGGCGATGTTCGGCTACTGGT contains:
- a CDS encoding GDSL-type esterase/lipase family protein; protein product: MNSSRIGRLSGALVLASASVVGSVAILLLLEFVAGLLLPPAQKSSGDSSGDTISQTLATLDFNPAPLRADPELLWSNTPSTHTVRPVNPRPFGQAPTWTIDNNSRGFRGPEIAAKAKGTYRILCEGDSITFGFNVDQPDTYPNQLLAELKRRYPGRNFEVINTGVPGWSWVQGRRFLELRGLPLDPDLVIMGHGSNDQFFPAMITDEERFRSLGSPVWRTLRSAAETLADTNLFRLLGTAPGAPPKTYSPGCQPELELYHYCHRVSVRQIEDTVVAIHALVHEHGSDLLLLNTDFMKTPAVDGSRKAAEAAAIPFLDLVAEIDRQTRAADDARANELGLSATVAAPLPGTRLPTESKRMTLRLKVQDRTQPYRVEGNIVVFANFPVRAPLHDDGADGDEKAGDGVFSGSVEIPYSTPAIEYSYYQNDAAEFLPLPPLPSTMGVRLLPTPQSGYGPVDVFGTSQFMAERTHPNAAGHAIVARMIVDRLREMPSFRAYVDMER
- a CDS encoding GDSL-type esterase/lipase family protein, with translation MTRTNAPSRIGRLSGAILLAAASVIGSVVILLLVELVAGLLLPPLKKSSGDETKDTISHTLATLDLNPAPLSADSELLWSNTPSVHKVQPVNPRPFGQTPTWSIDNNSRGFRGPELEKATKTTYRILCVGDSITFGFNVDQPDTYPNQLLEELHRRYPGRDFQVINTGVPGWSWVQGRRFLQVRGLPLNPDLVIMGHGTNDQFFPAMVTDEERFRKLGGPVTRTLRSAAQKLVDTNLYRLLGPAPAPPPQTYSPGCQPELELYHYCRRVPITQIEDTVIAVNTLVHEQGADLLVLNTDFMKTDAVTGSRKAAEKMAIPFLDLVAEMETQKRAADDARARDLGLSATVASPPRGSTLRTEPLRMTLRLKVPDPTQTYRVEGNVFLLANFPFRALLHDDGADGDEKAGDSVLSATIGVPSTGAIDYRYYQNDAAEFLPLPPQPSTLGVRFLTTPQSGYGPVDEFGTSMFMAERAHPNANGHRVIAQLIADRLREMPSFRAYIDHSTTSGS
- a CDS encoding MBOAT family O-acyltransferase — translated: MAEADILKGLVTPSNERLQAVLLDHLPVRGSGMVLGLVQVAETAVFVFVLAWICSRLMGTRESGDDGATPALSIPATMVATAVAAVVFMTSACSPSAGLFALFSRWDHLLFCAATGLALSGARRGIRTTALTAISLFFLVVHDALWSVLLIAAGGLAGFAALRLMRNASAAAVAAVQGIVLVAMTCAWWFERSVNGLIALQLQGAFAYFLLRHISFVVEMRRGSPAGIGDYLCYMFLYTSFYASETFDEFSARNLDRAGTYDYRAAATGIVLGQLAMWGSFQIDITFEQVLAAHGTLVTWYDSILLFVRGSLFLIGIWSTIESAALLYGVVLRPNFTGILTSENPAQFWRAWRGTMTNWLIRYVYIPLGGNRRHQSLNILAAFAFSTAWHCMGVTVFARYVAPIDFAPVLTWGAINALAVIGYTHYRRYSPAILPAATPPALRRLSKIGLMAGFASLTVTLLGFRPVNSELFVPFVLRLLGQH
- a CDS encoding sulfatase-like hydrolase/transferase, producing the protein MRFGSRPLYDRFVKGIRRPLLSIPTAAVTSLAVPSVPAGTLWVSAISTSDAGKDRTCRARFVPAGGESPLQAETTLGARDEWSELRLELPRAYANATLELECDQPSEAGWAQPYVVPGPPAQKTAGQPLVVLLSLDTLRADHVEGFGAPPGMTPVLDALGKEGLRATEAASEFTWTLPSHFVLLHSRFFGFPPSSPGPVKGIARRLSDAGFVTGAFTGGGFVSAAFRMSYGFDFFKTYNSNDLKKSDLETFPESLEDAKAWITARQDAATFVLLHTYAVHDVPPAEKHSIGAGFITVEAVPPEKNITEDRDFYAGLVRSTDKALLPFVQWLKEQSEHRPVLLVVVSDHGEAFAEHRNFRHGASGPLITLHDEITHIPMIFWSPGNVRPGREMQSAIGLIDIAPTLLGAAGVAVPADMLGRDLWKNIAGSWRDEAAFRLPPAIERPTISYKDPSETAGGSWSARTRDFKVIVPSGVRPTPVVTQYYRLPGDPREKHNLAPAYAAGFTAGAEAIWNTLPLFDVPLEPLEPTPVCKQCGWFTQDDYLDAIDPYMDEEARTADKSGTGLEEKTEERLKSLGYAR
- a CDS encoding acyltransferase encodes the protein MTGEETPSALRGRNLALDGLRGVAALIVVLGHTLGGLPIDIFAKARFAGGPFGLVVNGDAAVHVFFVLSGLVLSASLVRNHETGVRGLPGYFVRRVFRLHPPYVAAVLFAWCATHLYPDGPVPTKFIEDWGHVRLSPQQLIPLVLQPPGAAAWLLPVGWTLRVESIFSALLPVMVAAMRFHMIAFAIVMLLVLRLPLPSHWAYFAVDFAFGMMLSDPARLAIARTKAVARLAIAGFFVGLVLLHLPNALHMSEPGDFLRRVLLIEATGAALVVAGVLYASSIERFLSHRFFLYLGRISYSFYLVHIPVVIVIGSRLTTNTVPMNIAGAAACILTSMAVATVMQRLVEEPSQELGRRFAKSVDRALF
- a CDS encoding glycosyltransferase family 39 protein, with protein sequence MSEPATARFRIIAVAIFALAILVRLHNVYVFPMMRSPDAFGHFTYIWYLAATGHIPLATEGWSFFHPPLYYAFMTVFWKVFAALDPVSRLTIGTAAIAMMGLVHAVVVFLFTRRRFPHDRVVQLCATAFVLFLPVQLYSAGYIGNEALNAVLCSLSLLALVRLLERPVWQRAAVLGLSLGLGMLTKFTSLSVVAGTLAVIALHALYTREWLRGAKLLTVAGAMLVMVCGWFYARNVVLYGNPFQMSRDTLAVRRVENLQTQGVRGLYEYILFDPMIVLSPQWPRGIPLQLVGNSAPPSAHDALRESVWTGMFANTFFDAVGGQVLPTITQDLGVLRAGRILLALGLIPTFLILIGITLTIARMLRRQWSDVDVAVLFPFLAAMALFAYGAKSVPMHAAIKATYLSAATAMFGYWFACGLALVRRLEPRTGAVVVGVSALLAVASVTVFTLGRVVGRGYLAETPHAPVFQNIYGIIEYAGGNRDKARRLFDLSASNGWHLGMENLAAIALEEGRPLEAIYRLRRAADWQRTQSFGVPEDKARFDRITQAEYSNSMAVIYYRLGWNDAARAAAEEAVALDASIPEAIYDRGVVELTDSQRTRDSGARMNLIEQARSDFERATALDPAFRDAQSMRMVAGALAGKCPAGATADLDHGPSRRIYPIETGTGDWHASALHRRRHIEDVPERLRPQSALAACDAKRG